From the genome of Culicoidibacter larvae, one region includes:
- the radA gene encoding DNA repair protein RadA produces the protein MAKEKTVFYCKECGTESLRWIGKCPGCGAWNSMVEHKEVKKTKANRGFINTAETARPLKIDAIPSQDQQRLATNMSEFDQLVGGGIVVGSLTLIGGEPGIGKSTLLLQLAENIAKTGKKVLYVSGEESMYQIKLRAERLGVADDNILIYAENSIEQILACIESENPEFLIIDSIQTVYVESVDNTPGSVTQIRESAAYLMKIAKQLHIATFLVGHVTKEGSIAGPKILEHMVDTVLYFEGEQNDMYRILRTVKNRFGAANEIAVFEMKEEGLVQIINPSEIFLEERQEEKSGISVVATVEGTRPVLIEIQSLLAPTFFGNPRRTSSGIEHNRTALILAVLETRAGLALQNQDVYLKVVAGMKIADPAADLGIACSVASAFYNKPLPAATVVIGELGLTGEVRRVSRIEERINEARKLGFEQIFVPKGNWTHIKDKQYVKSVETIGDLLKALKLQGKQ, from the coding sequence ATGGCAAAGGAAAAAACGGTTTTCTATTGTAAGGAATGCGGCACTGAGAGTTTACGCTGGATTGGAAAATGTCCTGGATGCGGTGCCTGGAATTCGATGGTGGAACATAAGGAAGTGAAAAAGACTAAGGCTAATAGAGGTTTCATTAATACTGCTGAAACTGCTAGGCCATTAAAGATAGATGCAATTCCGTCTCAAGATCAGCAACGATTGGCTACTAATATGTCAGAGTTTGATCAGTTAGTTGGCGGTGGAATTGTAGTTGGTTCGCTGACACTAATTGGTGGCGAGCCAGGAATCGGGAAATCAACGTTGTTACTGCAGTTGGCGGAAAATATTGCTAAAACCGGTAAGAAGGTTCTATATGTTAGTGGCGAGGAGAGTATGTATCAGATTAAACTTCGGGCTGAGCGGCTGGGAGTCGCTGATGATAATATTTTGATTTATGCTGAAAATAGTATTGAGCAGATTTTAGCTTGTATTGAAAGTGAAAATCCTGAGTTCTTGATTATTGACTCGATTCAGACTGTATATGTTGAATCAGTTGATAATACGCCAGGAAGTGTGACACAAATTCGTGAGAGTGCAGCTTATTTAATGAAAATTGCAAAGCAATTGCATATTGCTACGTTTTTGGTTGGTCATGTTACTAAAGAGGGATCGATTGCAGGGCCGAAGATTCTAGAACATATGGTTGATACAGTTTTATATTTTGAAGGTGAGCAGAATGATATGTATAGAATTCTGCGTACAGTTAAAAATAGATTTGGTGCGGCTAATGAGATTGCTGTGTTTGAAATGAAGGAAGAGGGTCTGGTGCAGATTATCAATCCATCAGAGATTTTTCTTGAGGAACGTCAGGAGGAGAAGAGTGGGATTAGTGTTGTTGCCACGGTTGAAGGAACAAGACCAGTGCTGATTGAGATTCAATCACTTTTAGCACCCACATTTTTTGGTAATCCACGTCGAACTTCATCAGGTATCGAGCATAACCGGACTGCTTTGATTTTAGCTGTGTTGGAAACTAGAGCTGGATTAGCACTACAGAATCAAGATGTTTATCTGAAAGTTGTTGCCGGGATGAAAATTGCTGATCCGGCTGCAGATTTAGGTATCGCTTGTAGTGTTGCTTCGGCATTTTATAATAAACCATTGCCGGCAGCAACTGTTGTGATTGGTGAATTAGGCTTAACAGGTGAGGTTCGACGCGTTTCACGAATTGAAGAAAGAATTAATGAAGCAAGAAAACTTGGGTTTGAACAGATTTTTGTACCTAAAGGGAACTGGACACATATTAAAGATAAGCAATATGTGAAGTCAGTTGAAACGATTGGGGATTTGTTAAAGGCTTTGAAATTACAGGGAAAGCAGTAG
- a CDS encoding SdpI family protein — MKKNNIELVNYFLIGISVAMSAISYPFLPDSIPIHWNYNGVVDEYGSKLIVLSVIPIGIFLLYLLLRYVPRIDPRKKNYERFSRTYSWFRVSILMILVVLQGVTILVSFGLTLNMGMIIQIGLGALFIFLGNLMPKIQPTYFVGIRTPWTLANDKVWHRTHQLAGKVWVICGFLMIPLALIPVGFIQFAVLIVLIVVMVLVPTIYSYYIYKKN, encoded by the coding sequence ATGAAAAAGAATAATATTGAGTTAGTTAATTATTTTCTCATTGGTATAAGTGTGGCTATGTCCGCTATTTCTTATCCATTTTTACCAGATTCAATTCCGATTCATTGGAACTATAATGGAGTGGTTGATGAGTACGGTTCAAAGTTGATTGTGTTGTCGGTCATCCCTATTGGTATTTTTCTGTTGTATTTATTGCTACGCTATGTTCCGAGAATTGATCCGCGGAAAAAGAATTATGAGCGATTTTCAAGAACTTATAGTTGGTTTCGTGTTAGTATTTTAATGATTCTAGTTGTGTTACAAGGTGTAACAATTTTAGTTTCATTTGGTTTGACACTTAATATGGGTATGATTATTCAAATTGGATTAGGGGCATTGTTCATTTTTCTAGGTAATCTTATGCCTAAAATACAACCAACATATTTTGTTGGTATTAGAACGCCATGGACTTTGGCTAACGACAAGGTTTGGCATAGAACCCATCAGCTAGCTGGTAAGGTCTGGGTTATCTGCGGATTTCTTATGATTCCGTTAGCTTTAATTCCTGTCGGATTTATTCAATTTGCAGTGCTAATAGTGCTTATAGTAGTCATGGTATTAGTGCCAACAATTTATTCGTATTATATTTATAAAAAAAATTAG
- a CDS encoding nitroreductase family protein, with the protein MFEHLSEVIDQRYSERKYEHDFRLSDEQKVMIEAKMKELLSSAYEINIDLIENTDDNLFKGFILSYGKVNAPYMLVFSGKKQDIETAFKVGQLAELLVLELTLLGLQTCFVSGTYKGSEVLSRIQMADDYEIYVTVALGKAKAVWVNPQHKRKDVEDIAKFMPRKSAAWIYTALEAARLAPSALNRQPARFMVDMDQHVTAYPAKESVAQYLDLGIAAANFQVAAEEHGHVGDWVRREGQYYFLLEKSE; encoded by the coding sequence ATGTTTGAACATTTATCTGAGGTTATTGATCAGCGGTACTCAGAGCGAAAATATGAGCATGATTTTCGGTTGAGTGATGAGCAGAAGGTAATGATAGAAGCAAAAATGAAGGAATTATTATCTAGTGCTTATGAAATTAATATTGATTTGATTGAAAATACTGATGATAATTTGTTTAAGGGGTTCATTTTGTCATATGGTAAGGTGAATGCTCCATATATGCTTGTTTTTTCAGGGAAGAAACAGGATATTGAAACGGCATTTAAGGTTGGGCAGTTAGCAGAACTGCTTGTTCTTGAGTTGACGCTTTTAGGATTACAGACGTGTTTTGTCAGCGGAACTTATAAAGGCTCAGAAGTTTTATCAAGAATACAGATGGCTGATGATTATGAAATCTATGTGACGGTTGCGCTTGGTAAAGCGAAGGCAGTTTGGGTGAATCCACAGCATAAACGAAAAGATGTTGAAGACATCGCTAAGTTTATGCCTAGGAAGTCAGCGGCATGGATATATACTGCTCTGGAAGCTGCTCGACTTGCACCGTCAGCACTGAATCGGCAGCCGGCACGGTTTATGGTAGATATGGATCAACATGTAACTGCCTACCCAGCGAAGGAATCGGTTGCTCAGTATTTGGACTTAGGGATAGCGGCGGCAAACTTTCAGGTTGCAGCTGAGGAGCATGGACATGTTGGTGACTGGGTGCGCCGTGAGGGGCAATATTATTTTTTATTAGAAAAATCTGAGTAG
- the lysS gene encoding lysine--tRNA ligase, translating to MTDSQLSEQELVRREKMQQLVEKGIDPFGSSFSRTHSIETLRDKYEQFDKERLEEKNVEVTLAGRIMTKRGKGKAGFAHVQDETGQIQIYVRLDAVGEEQFELFLKADLGDIVGVQGMLFKTKVGELSIRVSNFTHLSKALRPLPEKYHGLTDIEERYRRRYLDLIMNGESRHTFAVRSQIMSGIRRYLDERGYMEVETPILHPIAGGATARPFITHHNALDMEFYLRVAPELYLKRLLVGGFEKVYEIGRLFRNEGISTRHNPEFTSIEIYVAYTDYIFMMDLIEDLIIDLVEKINGELKLSYGGKTIDMSRGWKRVHMVDFIREITGVDFWPKMTFEQAKQLAEQHDVELLDHHVSVGYVINEFFEQKCEKAILDPTYIFGHPVEVSPLAKQNKDDDRFTDRFELFIDAREYANAFSELNDPIIQLKRFEEQVEEARRGNDEAAAVVDIDYVEALEFGMPPASGMGMGIDRLVMLLTNQASIRDVLLFPHMRRKENE from the coding sequence ATGACTGATAGTCAATTAAGTGAACAAGAATTGGTGCGCCGCGAAAAGATGCAGCAATTGGTTGAAAAAGGTATTGATCCATTTGGTAGCTCATTTTCACGAACTCATAGTATTGAAACACTTAGAGATAAATATGAACAATTCGATAAAGAACGACTTGAAGAAAAAAATGTTGAGGTCACTTTAGCCGGACGTATCATGACGAAACGTGGTAAAGGAAAAGCGGGATTTGCCCATGTTCAAGACGAAACAGGACAAATCCAAATTTATGTGCGACTAGATGCAGTTGGCGAAGAACAATTTGAACTGTTTTTAAAAGCTGACCTAGGTGATATTGTTGGTGTACAAGGAATGTTGTTTAAGACAAAAGTTGGCGAGCTTTCTATACGAGTAAGTAATTTTACTCACTTGTCAAAAGCATTGCGACCATTGCCTGAAAAATATCATGGTTTAACCGATATCGAAGAGAGATATCGACGTCGTTATCTTGATTTAATTATGAATGGTGAGTCTAGACATACATTTGCCGTACGTAGTCAAATTATGTCAGGTATCCGTAGATATCTTGATGAGCGCGGATATATGGAGGTTGAAACGCCTATTTTACATCCAATAGCTGGTGGTGCAACGGCTCGGCCATTTATAACACATCATAATGCACTTGATATGGAATTCTATTTACGTGTTGCGCCAGAGCTTTATTTGAAAAGGCTATTAGTTGGTGGATTTGAAAAGGTTTATGAAATTGGACGTTTATTCCGTAATGAAGGAATTTCAACACGTCATAATCCTGAGTTTACGTCTATTGAAATCTACGTAGCATATACAGACTATATTTTTATGATGGACTTAATCGAAGATTTAATTATTGATTTAGTAGAAAAAATTAATGGTGAACTAAAATTATCATATGGAGGAAAAACCATTGATATGTCACGAGGATGGAAACGTGTACATATGGTTGATTTTATCCGTGAAATAACTGGTGTTGATTTCTGGCCGAAAATGACATTTGAACAAGCTAAACAGCTTGCTGAGCAACATGATGTTGAGCTATTAGATCACCATGTTTCAGTTGGTTATGTTATCAACGAATTCTTTGAGCAAAAATGCGAAAAAGCAATTCTTGATCCAACTTATATCTTTGGGCATCCGGTTGAGGTATCACCTTTAGCGAAACAAAACAAAGATGATGACCGCTTTACAGATCGTTTTGAGTTATTTATTGATGCCAGAGAGTATGCTAATGCTTTCTCGGAATTGAATGATCCGATTATACAGTTAAAACGTTTTGAAGAGCAAGTTGAAGAAGCGCGTCGTGGAAATGACGAAGCAGCGGCTGTTGTAGATATTGATTATGTAGAGGCATTAGAATTCGGTATGCCGCCTGCCAGCGGTATGGGTATGGGTATTGATCGATTAGTTATGTTATTGACGAATCAAGCATCTATTCGTGATGTTCTCTTATTCCCACATATGCGTCGTAAAGAAAATGAGTAA
- a CDS encoding autorepressor SdpR family transcription factor → MQSVFKALSDPTRREILQLLKKNDMTAGEIASFFNMSKPSISHHLTILKQADLIIDNKKGQHIWYSINLSVFSEVIAWFMSLNESEEKDNEKE, encoded by the coding sequence ATGCAAAGTGTTTTTAAAGCATTGTCGGATCCTACGCGCCGGGAAATATTGCAGCTGTTGAAAAAGAATGATATGACAGCGGGAGAGATTGCATCATTTTTTAATATGAGTAAGCCCAGTATTTCTCATCATTTGACTATCTTAAAGCAAGCGGACTTAATTATTGATAATAAAAAAGGACAACATATATGGTACTCAATTAATTTATCAGTTTTTAGTGAGGTTATTGCTTGGTTTATGTCATTAAATGAGAGTGAGGAAAAAGACAATGAAAAAGAATAA
- the ispF gene encoding 2-C-methyl-D-erythritol 2,4-cyclodiphosphate synthase, which produces MLRIGQSTDIHVLVEGRPLILGGVEIPHNKGLAGHSDADVLLHAIAESMLGALALGDLGKHFPDTDPKYKDVDSKFLLQEVHKLVIEAGYHIVNIDSLVLAQKPKLAPHILVMRETIAALLDIEMDQINVKATTGEKVGFVGREEGIMAQAVVLLEK; this is translated from the coding sequence ATGCTACGTATTGGACAATCTACTGATATTCATGTATTGGTTGAAGGTCGCCCATTAATATTGGGTGGAGTGGAAATCCCTCATAATAAGGGATTAGCAGGTCATTCAGATGCTGACGTGCTTTTACATGCGATTGCGGAAAGTATGCTTGGTGCATTGGCGCTTGGCGATTTAGGAAAACATTTCCCAGATACCGATCCTAAATACAAGGATGTTGATTCAAAGTTCTTACTTCAGGAAGTTCATAAGTTGGTTATTGAAGCAGGTTATCATATTGTTAATATTGATAGCTTAGTTCTAGCACAGAAGCCTAAATTAGCTCCGCATATATTGGTTATGCGGGAAACAATAGCTGCATTACTCGACATTGAAATGGATCAAATTAATGTAAAGGCAACTACTGGTGAAAAGGTTGGGTTTGTAGGCAGAGAAGAAGGTATTATGGCACAAGCCGTAGTATTATTGGAAAAGTAG
- a CDS encoding YcxB family protein yields MEISFERNEEVLFRTAQAYYQHSKRRKIMLMISRGSWPFLVVMIVVLALNLYGTLAMVLIIAGLIAGILFAIFSFDYFLHREVARMIRKRTPTGTLTYKFYPEAFTETMNGETQECPYSLVKEVYVSETVIQVYLLQNSLFVIDKTGLSEAQISEVLSYFSNKEIPIVNAK; encoded by the coding sequence TTGGAAATATCGTTTGAAAGAAATGAAGAAGTGCTATTCCGTACTGCTCAAGCATACTATCAACATTCTAAAAGAAGAAAAATTATGTTGATGATTTCACGTGGCTCATGGCCATTTTTAGTGGTAATGATTGTTGTGTTGGCACTTAATTTATATGGAACATTGGCAATGGTTTTAATTATTGCCGGATTAATTGCCGGGATACTATTTGCTATTTTTTCATTCGATTATTTCTTACATCGTGAAGTTGCTCGTATGATTCGTAAGAGGACTCCTACGGGGACACTTACGTATAAGTTTTATCCGGAAGCATTCACTGAAACGATGAATGGCGAAACACAAGAATGTCCGTACTCGCTTGTTAAAGAGGTTTATGTGAGTGAGACGGTGATTCAGGTTTATTTATTGCAGAATTCATTGTTTGTTATTGATAAGACCGGGCTTTCTGAGGCGCAGATTAGCGAAGTGTTGAGTTATTTTAGTAATAAGGAAATTCCGATTGTGAATGCAAAATAA
- the hslO gene encoding Hsp33 family molecular chaperone HslO produces MSDYLTKMLGFNKQVRIYVTQTTNMLEEMCELNGATPVVRAAFGRTISVAAMMGGMLKGKERLNIRVEGDGPIGKIVVDAHADGKIRGYVSNPVVELPLNDKGKLDVRGAVGTQGLIYVIKDIGLKDYFTGQTEIISGELGEDFAYYFTVSEQVPTAVSVGVLVDTDWSIKASGGLIVQVLPGTDEAVLDQLEASLADLPPISGLLADGKTPEEIVAMICDDFEVLETQEIYFECGCSRERFETALMSIGKDELESMINDGETIETVCNFCHKKYYFSVDELKDLKSRIEK; encoded by the coding sequence ATGTCAGATTATTTAACAAAGATGCTTGGCTTTAACAAGCAAGTTCGTATATATGTTACGCAAACAACAAATATGTTGGAAGAAATGTGTGAGCTAAATGGCGCGACGCCGGTTGTTCGTGCAGCATTTGGGAGAACTATTAGTGTTGCTGCGATGATGGGCGGAATGTTGAAAGGTAAAGAGCGATTGAATATTCGCGTTGAGGGTGATGGCCCGATTGGTAAGATTGTTGTTGATGCCCATGCTGATGGTAAAATTCGCGGTTATGTTAGTAATCCAGTAGTTGAATTACCTTTGAATGATAAGGGTAAGCTTGATGTACGCGGAGCAGTCGGAACACAGGGGCTTATCTATGTTATTAAAGATATTGGTTTGAAAGATTATTTCACTGGTCAAACAGAAATAATCAGTGGTGAGCTGGGCGAAGATTTTGCATATTACTTTACTGTAAGTGAGCAGGTTCCGACAGCTGTAAGTGTTGGTGTTTTGGTAGATACTGATTGGTCAATTAAAGCCAGCGGAGGTTTAATTGTTCAGGTTTTACCAGGAACAGATGAGGCAGTACTAGACCAATTGGAGGCTAGTTTAGCTGATTTGCCGCCGATTTCGGGATTGCTAGCTGATGGAAAAACGCCTGAAGAGATTGTTGCAATGATTTGTGATGATTTTGAGGTGCTGGAGACGCAAGAAATTTATTTTGAGTGTGGTTGCTCCAGAGAACGATTTGAAACGGCATTGATGAGTATTGGTAAAGATGAGTTGGAATCAATGATTAATGACGGTGAAACAATTGAAACAGTATGTAATTTCTGTCATAAGAAATATTATTTTTCCGTTGATGAACTTAAGGATTTGAAAAGTCGGATAGAAAAGTAA
- the ispD gene encoding 2-C-methyl-D-erythritol 4-phosphate cytidylyltransferase produces MYDAIILLAGSGQRSGLSYNKVFYEVNEKPLYAYSLDVFLQDKDCKNIIFVCRAEDTDIVLDYFEEQSIDKQKVEFVVGGLTRQESVLNGLKKVKAEFVFIHDGARPCINLELIERMKKELVYEKAVIAGIKATDTLKLIDAFGDVDKTIDREKVVQAQTPQAFNSDLIIKAYEVAASEKFVATDCASVVEYVNSARIEFVEGSRWNIKVTTADDLDVITYLLSKGE; encoded by the coding sequence ATGTATGACGCAATAATTTTACTGGCTGGTTCAGGACAACGAAGTGGGTTATCATATAACAAAGTTTTTTATGAAGTGAATGAGAAGCCGCTTTATGCTTATTCACTAGATGTGTTTCTACAGGACAAGGATTGCAAAAATATTATTTTTGTTTGTCGCGCCGAGGATACCGATATCGTACTAGATTATTTTGAAGAACAAAGTATTGATAAGCAGAAGGTTGAGTTTGTGGTTGGTGGTCTGACTCGTCAAGAGAGTGTATTAAACGGACTAAAGAAAGTGAAGGCAGAGTTTGTGTTTATTCATGATGGGGCGCGTCCGTGCATCAACTTGGAATTAATTGAACGAATGAAGAAAGAGCTAGTTTATGAGAAGGCTGTTATTGCTGGAATTAAGGCAACAGATACTTTGAAACTAATTGATGCTTTTGGCGATGTTGATAAGACTATAGATCGCGAGAAGGTTGTACAAGCACAGACACCACAAGCATTTAATAGTGATTTGATTATTAAGGCTTATGAGGTTGCGGCATCAGAGAAGTTTGTAGCAACTGATTGTGCTTCAGTTGTTGAGTATGTAAATAGTGCGCGAATTGAATTTGTGGAAGGGAGTCGTTGGAATATTAAGGTGACAACGGCTGATGACTTAGATGTAATAACGTATTTGTTGAGTAAGGGAGAATAA